One window of Lytechinus variegatus isolate NC3 chromosome 2, Lvar_3.0, whole genome shotgun sequence genomic DNA carries:
- the LOC121409690 gene encoding sphingomyelin phosphodiesterase 3-like: MAKQLQILQVVEKVEISERIWNVAVHLGRSEEGHPVVGYVAITQLQAAQKDDLRSAQMDAILKWLNNFHVYSHRLEGLQEVVAFDVLCGNFNFDNMSPSDMTDWSHPLFLIYHDPCRLKPGLDKHWTVGTLMRSQRLHDQEVATPENLQKVLENSQKRSTYVEDVKVWEGTEGQLPWSTFDLRNYQGNGKRRVDYVLCSNYNTHMMQECEDYAFVTQLATLTDHIPISMTLSTSLGPSCVKGWPSGTHNQSGHDETDRPARRCRLQYETTV, from the exons ATGGCCAAACAACTTCAGATTCTACAAGTTGTTGAGAAGGTTGAGATTTCCGAGAGAATCTGGAATGTCgct GTTCATCTAGGTCGAAGCGAGGAGGGTCATCCCGTTGTAGGCTATGTGGCCATTACACAGTTACAAGCCGCTCAAA aagaTGATTTGCGCTCGGCTCAGATGGATGCTATTTTGAAGTGGCTTAACAATTTCCATGTGTACAGTCATCGACTTGAAGGACTGCAAGAAGTAGTGGCCTTTGACGTCCTCTGCGGAAACTTCAACTTCGACAACATGTCTCCAA GTGATATGACAGACTGGAGTCATCCATTATTTCTCATCTACCACGACCCGTGTCGACTGAAGCCTGGTCTTGATAAACACTGGACAGTAGGAACACTCATGCGCTCTCAACGGCTACACGATCAAGAAGTGGCTACTCCGGAAAATCTTCAGAA GGTTCTGGAGAATAGTCAGAAACGGAGTACATACGTAGAGGACGTGAAGGTATGGGAAGGAACGGAAGGACAGCTTCCTTGGAGCACCTTCGATTTAAGGAATTACCAAGGCAACGGAAAGAGGAGGGTCGATTATGTCCTATGCAGTAACTACAACACTCACATGATGCAG GAATGTGAGGACTATGCCTTTGTGACCCAGCTGGCCACCTTGACCGATCACATCCCAATCAGTATGACCCTCTCCACCTCGCTGGGACCTTCCTGTGTCAAGGGTTGGCCTTCCGGTACCCATAACCAGTCCGGTCATGACGAAACGGATCGCCCAGCACGGCGATGTCGACTGCAGTACGAAACCACCGTATGA